From Apium graveolens cultivar Ventura chromosome 9, ASM990537v1, whole genome shotgun sequence, the proteins below share one genomic window:
- the LOC141686804 gene encoding beta-D-xylosidase 1-like, which translates to MIIMAKTSALSFFLICFVLFLCFRTGESRGPFACDPSNALTKSLPFCTVSLHIRDRVRDLIGRLTLQEKIGLLVNNAAPVPRLGILGYEWWSEALHGVSNVGPGTKFGGEFPGATSFPQVITTAASFNDSLWERIGQVVSDEGRAMYNGGKAGLTFWSPNVNIFRDPRWGRGQETPGEDPVLAARYGARYVKGLQSARGNRLKVAACCKHYTAYDLDNWNHVDRFHFNAQVSKQDLEDTYNVPFKACVQEGKVASVMCSYNQVNGIPTCADPNLLKNTIRGQWRLDGYIVSDCDSVGVLYEQQHFTATPEDAAAATIKAGLDLDCGPYLAVFTEGAIKQGKLTEADVNTALLNTLTVQMRLGMFDGPRQPYANLGPRDVCTPDHQQLALEAARQGIVLLKNQKTSPPLSTRLHPTVAVIGPNSDVTVTMIGNYAGVACDYTTPVQGIARYVHTIHEAGCSDVACKSNQQFGAAEEAARRADATVLVMGLDQSVEAEARDRASLLLPGHQQELISRVSLASKGPTILVLMSGGPVDIDFAKADPRISAIIWAGYPGQEGGTAIADVLFGMINPGGKLPMTWYPESYLAKVPMTSMDMRANPSKEYPGRTYRFYKGPVIYPFGHGLSYTTFVHKLANSPATAISVPFAANKIMKNTTMLTSGIKVIHTNCNALALGIHIDVHNTGTMDGTHTVLAFATPPAGKWTKDKQLVGFEKVHVVAGARERVKMHIDVCKHLSVADEFGVRRIPIGDHTLHVGDLKHSVSLQLAF; encoded by the exons GATTGGTTTGCTAGTGAACAATGCAGCTCCGGTGCCTAGGTTGGGGATTTTAGGCTACGAGTGGTGGTCCGAGGCGTTGCATGGAGTGTCTAATGTTGGCCCTGGTACAAAATTTGGCGGTGAATTCCCTGGCGCCACCAGCTTTCCTCAAGTCATCACCACCGCAGCTTCCTTCAACGACTCGTTGTGGGAACGAATCGGACAG GTGGTGTCTGATGAAGGCAGAGCAATGTACAATGGAGGAAAGGCTGGTTTAACGTTCTGGAGCCCGAATGTGAACATATTCAGAGATCCTAGATGGGGAAGGGGACAAGAGACGCCTGGTGAAGACCCTGTCCTGGCAGCTCGATATGGCGCTAGATATGTCAAAGGGCTTCAGAGTGCACGAGGGAACCGATTGAAGGTTGCTGCCTGTTGTAAACATTACACTGCCTACGATCTTGACAATTGGAATCATGTTGATCGCTTCCATTTCAATGCTCAG GTTAGTAAGCAAGATTTAGAGGACACATATAATGTACCCTTTAAGGCTTGTGTCCAAGAAGGGAAAGTTGCAAGTGTCATGTGTTCATATAATCAAGTTAATGGCATCCCTACTTGTGCTGACCCTAATCTCTTGAAAAATACTATTCGTGGTCAATGGCGCCTTGACGG GTATATTGTGTCTGATTGCGACTCGGTTGGAGTTCTTTATGAGCAACAACATTTTACGGCCACGCCAGAAGATGCAGCTGCTGCCACAATTAAAGCAG GTTTGGATTTGGATTGTGGACCTTACTTAGCAGTCTTCACAGAAGGGGCCATAAAGCAAGGAAAGCTTACTGAAGCAGATGTTAACACCGCTCTGCTCAACACTCTCACTGTACAAATGCGTTTGGGAATGTTTGATGGTCCTAGGCAACCCTATGCTAACTTGGGGCCGCGTGACGTATGCACCCCAGACCATCAACAACTTGCTCTTGAGGCTGCGCGTCAAGGAATTGTTCTACTTAAAAATCAAAAAACATCACCACCTCTGTCCACAAGATTACACCCTACTGTTGCAGTCATTGGACCGAATTCAGATGTCACTGTTACTATGATAGGCAACTATGCTG gaGTTGCATGTGATTATACCACTCCAGTACAAGGTATAGCGCGATATGTTCACACAATTCATGAGGCAGGATGTAGCGACGTTGCTTGCAAATCTAATCAGCAGTTTGGGGCTGCTGAGGAAGCTGCTCGACGAGCGGATGCAACAGTTCTAGTAATGGGACTTGATCAATCAGTTGAAGCAGAGGCCAGAGACAGAGCTAGTTTATTATTACCTGGGCATCAACAAGAGCTCATTTCTAGAGTTTCATTGGCTTCTAAAGGCCCTACTATCTTAGTCTTGATGTCCGGTGGACCAGTTGACATTGATTTTGCCAAGGCAGATCCTCGAATTTCTGCTATCATATGGGCTGGTTATCCTGGTCAAGAAGGTGGGACTGCAATTGCTGATGTTCTGTTTGGTATGATCAATCCAG GAGGAAAACTACCGATGACATGGTACCCAGAAAGCTACCTTGCAAAGGTGCCAATGACAAGCATGGACATGAGAGCCAATCCGTCAAAAGAATACCCAGGCAGAACATACAGATTTTACAAAGGCCCGGTTATCTATCCATTCGGGCATGGCTTAAGTTACACTACATTTGTGCACAAGTTAGCCAATAGCCCTGCAACCGCAATTTCTGTACCATTTGCAGCTAACAAAATAATGAAAAACACAACTATGCTAACTAGTGGAATAAAAGTTATACACACAAACTGCAATGCCCTTGCCTTAGGCATACACATTGATGTCCACAACACCGGGACAATGGATGGAACACATACAGTCCTTGCATTTGCAACTCCTCCAGCCGGAAAATGGACCAAGGACAAACAACTAGTTGGATTTGAGAAAGTCCATGTGGTGGCCGGAGCTCGAGAAAGGGTTAAAATGCATATTGATGTGTGCAAACATCTTAGTGTAGCTGACGAATTCGGAGTTCGAAGAATTCCTATAGGAGACCATACTCTTCATGTTGGTGATCTTAAGCATTCAGTTTCTCTTCAGCTTGCTTTCTAG
- the LOC141687123 gene encoding uncharacterized protein LOC141687123 isoform X1 encodes MATACNGNNGECNIATQDTEASSGNRYGGIAPKRKPLISKDHERAFFDSADWALCKQQGVGLTPKTMETLQPKLQRTPHQQLPPRRPACTSGTGRENTAE; translated from the exons ATGGCAACTGCTTGCAACGGAAACAACGGAGAATGCAATATTGCTACTCAGGACACCGAG GCAAGCTCCGGAAATAGATACGGAGGAATTGCGCCAAAGAGAAAGCCTTTGATCTCCAAG GATCATGAACGGGCCTTCTTTGATTCAGCAGATTGGGCTTTATGCAAG cAGCAAGGTGTCGGATTGACCCCAAAAACAATGGAAACCTTACAGCCAAAATTGCAG AGGACTCCACACCAACAACTCCCACCCAGGAGACCAGCATGTACATCTGGAACCGGAAGAGAAAATACT GCCGAATAA
- the LOC141687123 gene encoding uncharacterized protein LOC141687123 isoform X2, which translates to MATACNGNNGECNIATQDTEASSGNRYGGIAPKRKPLISKDHERAFFDSADWALCKQGVGLTPKTMETLQPKLQRTPHQQLPPRRPACTSGTGRENTAE; encoded by the exons ATGGCAACTGCTTGCAACGGAAACAACGGAGAATGCAATATTGCTACTCAGGACACCGAG GCAAGCTCCGGAAATAGATACGGAGGAATTGCGCCAAAGAGAAAGCCTTTGATCTCCAAG GATCATGAACGGGCCTTCTTTGATTCAGCAGATTGGGCTTTATGCAAG CAAGGTGTCGGATTGACCCCAAAAACAATGGAAACCTTACAGCCAAAATTGCAG AGGACTCCACACCAACAACTCCCACCCAGGAGACCAGCATGTACATCTGGAACCGGAAGAGAAAATACT GCCGAATAA
- the LOC141687121 gene encoding uncharacterized protein LOC141687121 isoform X1, with the protein MFGLLFSLKSLTTKVDPTSVEKGNLGVPLLPGQGCSFHSFRTNTYKLSFMESPSGMKIILVTHPRAGDLREPFKYIYDLYVEYVVKNRLYALGTPIKCNAKLNTICRISA; encoded by the exons ATGTTCGGTCTCCTTTTCTCTCTTAAATCTCTTACTACCAAAGTGGATCCTACTAG TGTTGAGAAAGGAAATCTCGGAGTGCCACTGTTACCTGGGCAAGGATGTTCATTTCACAGTTTCCgtacaaatacatacaaactaagtTTTATGGAGAGTCCATCTGGGATGAAG ATCATCCTTGTCACTCATCCTAGAGCTGGAGATCTTAGAGAACCTTTTAAGTATATCTACGATCTGTATGTTGAGTATGTTGTGAAGAATCGGCTTTACGCCTTAGGAACTCCTATCAA GTGTAATGCTAAACTCAATACTATATGTCGTATTTCAGCATAA
- the LOC141687121 gene encoding uncharacterized protein LOC141687121 isoform X2, whose translation MFGLLFSLKSLTTKVDPTSVEKGNLGVPLLPGQGCSFHSFRTNTYKLSFMESPSGMKIILVTHPRAGDLREPFKYIYDLYVEYVVKNRLYALGTPIKLVMIFVDEV comes from the exons ATGTTCGGTCTCCTTTTCTCTCTTAAATCTCTTACTACCAAAGTGGATCCTACTAG TGTTGAGAAAGGAAATCTCGGAGTGCCACTGTTACCTGGGCAAGGATGTTCATTTCACAGTTTCCgtacaaatacatacaaactaagtTTTATGGAGAGTCCATCTGGGATGAAG ATCATCCTTGTCACTCATCCTAGAGCTGGAGATCTTAGAGAACCTTTTAAGTATATCTACGATCTGTATGTTGAGTATGTTGTGAAGAATCGGCTTTACGCCTTAGGAACTCCTATCAAGTTAGTGATGATATTTGTTGATGAG GTGTAA